One Glandiceps talaboti chromosome 20, keGlaTala1.1, whole genome shotgun sequence genomic region harbors:
- the LOC144451077 gene encoding uncharacterized protein LOC144451077 yields MPSNEEKQKAQEEMEIEENEEMKERDLIRKCEDRICKTVAAYRSSYRLMGRTNTGFNIAKGVFVSTAFAAVIPAVPVAVALVPIASAIIEIIQNATSLAKKRDTYKTLYKQYYNLLVLIRCRGAGVDMTKLLKYVEAKVNEIIEQDIYSPPLDRYMTKYKLDKRDLET; encoded by the coding sequence ATGCCATCGAACGAGGAAAAGCAAAAGGCACAGGAAGAAATGGAGATAGAAGAGAATGAAGAGATGAAAGAGCGAGATCTGATTCGGAAGTGTGAAGATCGCATATGTAAAACAGTTGCAGCCTATCGGAGTAGTTACAGACTGATGGGACGAACAAATACAGGCTTCAACATAGCAAAAGGGGTATTCGTAAGCACGGCTTTCGCTGCTGTCATTCCAGCAGTTCCTGTCGCTGTTGCACTCGTACCAATTGCAAGTGCTATTATTGAGATTATTCAGAATGCCACAAGTCTGGCTAAGAAACGTGACACATACAAGACTTTATACAAACAATACTATAACTTGCTTGTTTTAATACGATGTCGTGGAGCCGGTGTGGATATgacaaaattattgaaatatgtgGAAGCCAAAGTAAATGAAATCATTGAACAGGACATTTACAGTCCTCCTCTTGACAGATACATGACAAAGTACAAACTTGACAAGAGAGATTTGGAAACTTAA
- the LOC144450608 gene encoding uncharacterized protein LOC144450608: MDHDTPPQLERQGQPVSGGNAASLKTYRAAHRGQTLKLLTMADKAVVDIESSESEDTKNDKLLELQGIINSLHMKVDYMQRLDEDILGSATQDELMDLIVEADDYLHESRMQILKRERLLNKFTTAKPLPAPQTTEHRGKTTQLPKLQLPTFEGDVLKWTTFFDSFRSAVGDDPNLTPVQKFQYLKGQLREEALRAIEGLSMTDANYENAVDILTKRYGQKHKIIYAHMAALWDLQAPTREISSMRDFYDTLETHVRGLKALGKNEDSYGDLLVPIVMRKLPSETRTQISRDHEDEWNLTDLRTSILKEVEALEDGLQSDLYNTTDKHNSNDMTSTAAFLTHGRKPREPAREKPKSPKCTFCNGGHYANYCDVITEPDKRKQIVVQNRLCYNCLGRHAVKVCTSKSRCKKCGKKHHTSICTGPPVETKSTDCVQFAETGNDFQFGSVVLKTAVAQVLHSSNQRRQTAATILFDEGATRSFITQDFADKLGIVATSTETLSLAVFGEKAPRSRTFKTTDIDVIAENGDTIRLKTLIIPKIAAPLQNQMTKKMSELSHLHGLKLAHPPSNCPSFVVDILIGVDFYWNFVGDKVIRGPPTAVSSKLGYLLSGPVPGRVRGHRTDSTFLLLDSSDEQQSLQRFWTLETLGITDNPTSIKDELTFETYRDNYITIQDQHETAMVVNSAKLDTITRTSGINVIIDVNRFSSITRLRRVTALVLRFIGNMRNSDNRVTGELTAQEIKTAEKLWISNIQSDCYGDEIKLLKSNERKHGQLVKQLKLFVDTDNIVRCGGRLHNAPLTETAKFPALLPKYHHFTRLIIQYHHRHSKHIGLQGTVTAIRQYYWIPSIRVVVKSVTRECVTCKFVIGLSYQAPIKAPLPVVRVTDRPAFTVTGVDFTGELYVKLEVGKEAKRYVCLFTCATTRGVHLELVDNMTTSAFLRAFRRFAARRSLPNRMLSDNASTYEAAAKEIHELMKSPSVKAFLANHLVQWDFIPKRAPWFGGFWERLIGITKLCLKKVLRRAYVYEDELRTLLAEVEAVINDRPLTYVYGDSNEPQLIVGRNITTLPYDEIDINELRDPNYMTQPLLEKRSHRLAKLLQHFHTRWIEEYLTALKERDFNVTKGSTKNEIKVGDIVLVHDDQKKRTHWKLAVVQKLKPGNDGLVRSAEIKTANGYSNRPVTKLYPLEINSDDTSETESTESVVETCDATTRSQRPVRQATKNAMKKIKEWTKLISD, from the exons ATGGATCACGACACACCACCACAACTCGAACGTCAGGGCCAGCCCGTATCTGGAGGTAACGCCGCATCGTTGAAGACATACAGGGCCGCCCACAGGGGACAAACTTTGAAGCTACTCACGATGGCAGACAAAGCGGTAGTGGACATCGAGTCCAGCGAATCCGAAGATACGAAAAACGACAAACTGTTAGAACTACAAGGGATCATAAATAGTCTACACATGAAAGTTGACTATATGCAGCGATTAGACGAAGATATTCTTGGATCAGCAACCCAAGACGAACTCATGGACCTCATCGTGGAAGCAGACGATTATCTACATGAAAGCAGAATGCAGATTTTGAAACGGGAGAGACTTTTGAACAAGTTTACAACCGCGAAACCCTTACCCGCTCCTCAGACGACAGAACATAGGGGGAAAACGACGCAGCTACCGAAGCTACAACTCCCCACCTTCGAAGGCGATGTTCTCAAATGGACAACCTTTTTCGACTCGTTTAGATCGGCCGTCGGGGACGATCCAAACCTGACTCCGGTACAGAAGTTTCAATATCTTAAAGGCCAGTTACGCGAAGAAGCGCTCCGTGCGATCGAGGGACTATCGATGACGGACGCCAACTACGAAAACGCTGTGGACATTCTGACCAAACGATACGGTCAGAAACACAAAATCATATACGCACATATGGCAGCACTGTGGGATTTACAAGCGCCGACAAGAGAAATCTCAAGCATGCGAGACTTCTACGACACGCTCGAGACACACGTGCGCGGTCTCAAAGCACTCGGCAAAAACGAGGATTCGTACGGCGATTTATTAGTGCCGATCGTCATGAGAAAGTTACCTAGCGAAACACGAACACAGATTTCCCGCGACCACGAAGACGAATGGAATTTAACGGACTTACGAACTTCCATACTTAAGGAAGTTGAAGCATTGGAAGACGGTTTACAATCCGATCTATACAATACTACGGACAAACATAATTCGAATGATATGACATCTACGGCAGCATTTCTAACGCATGGAAGGAAACCCCGCGAACCCGCTCGTGAAAAACCGAAATCACCAAAATGCACATTCTGCAATGGAGGCCATTACGCCAACTACTGTGACGTCATTACGGAACCCGACAAGCGAAAACAGATCGTCGTCCAAAACAGGTTATGCTACAATTGCCTTGGTCGTCACGCAGTTAAAGTTTGTACATCTAAATCACGTTGTAAAAAATGCGGTAAGAAACATCATACTTCTATATGTACTGGACCACCTGTTGAAACGAAATCGACTGACTGTGTACAATTTGCAGAAACTGGAAACGATTTCCAGTTCGGTTCCGTCGTGTTGAAGACAGCAGTCGCGCAAGTTCTACATTCATCAAATCAACGCAGACAGACTGCGGCAACAATTTTATTCGATGAAGGCGCTACTCGATCGTTTATTACCCAAGATTTCGCTGACAAACTTGGCATTGTCGCAACGTCTACGGAGACGTTAAGTTTAGCAGTATTCGGCGAAAAGGCACCTCGTTCACGCACTTTCAAAACCACCGACATCGATGTCATCGCGGAAAACGGAGACACTATTCGACTAAAGACTTTGATCATACCAAAGATCGCAGCACCGTTGCAAAATCAAATGACAAAGAAGATGAGTGAACTGTCTCATCTACACGGACTGAAATTAGCTCATCCTCCATCGAATTGCCCTTCATTCGTAGTTGACATACTCATCGGAGTAGATTTTTACTGGAATTTCGTTGGTGACAAGGTAATTCGGGGACCACCCACAGCGGTATCATCGAAGTTAGGCTATCTACTTTCGGGACCAGTACCTGGACGCGTACGTGGTCATAGAACAGACTCTACATTTCTACTTTTGGATTCATCGGACGAACAACAATCATTACAGCGTTTCTGGACATTAGAAACACTCGGGATTACGGACAATCCGACTAGTATTAAGGACGAACTGACATTCGAAACTTATCGGGACAATTACATTACGATACAAGACCAACATGAAACTGCTATGGTTGTGAACTCAGCTAAACTTGATACAATCACGCGAACTTCAGGAATTAACGTGATCATCGACGTCAATCGATTTAGTTCAATAACTAGACTCCGCAGAGTAACGGCATTAGTTCTACGCTTCATTGGAAATATGCGAAATTCAGACAATCGAGTAACCGGAGAATTAACCGCGCAAGAAATTAAGACTGCAGAGAAACTTTGGATTTCTAACATTCAATCGGACTGTTATGGAGATGAAATCAAACTACTCAAATCAAACGAGAGAAAACACGGACAACTTGTGAAACAATTGAAACTGTTCGTAGATACAGATAACATTGTTCGCTGTGGAGGACGTCTCCACAATGCACCACTCACGGAAACTGCGAAGTTTCCTGCGTTGCTACCGAAGTATCATCACTTCACACGCCTCATCATTCAGTATCATCATCGCCATTCAAAACACATTGGATTACAAGGTACTGTCACAGCGATACGTCAGTACTATTGGATACCCAGCATTCGCGTTGTCGTGAAATCGGTAACCAGGGAATGTGTTACTTGTAAGTTTGTAATCGGACTATCATATCAAGCACCTATCAAGGCACCGCTACCAGTCGTACGCGTTACTGATCGTCCGGCATTCACAGTAACAG GCGTTGATTTTACAGGCGAACTGTATGTTAAACTGGAAGTTGGCAAGGAAGCCAAACggtatgtttgtttatttacgtGTGCTACAACACGTGGCGTACACTTAGAATTAGTTGATAACATGACAACAAGTGCATTTCTTCGCGCATTTCGTCGATTTGCAGCTCGACGTTCATTACCGAATCGCATGCTGAGTGACAACGCGTCAACATACGAAGCTGCAGCGAAGGAAATTCACGAACTTATGAAGTCTCCATCGGTGAAAGCGTTTCTCGCGAACCACCTCGTACAGTGGGACTTTATACCCAAGAGAGCCCCTTGGTTCGGAGGCTTTTGGGAACGATTAATCGGCATCACAAAACTCTGTCTGAAAAAGGTACTACGACGTGCATACGTATACGAAGATGAACTCAGAACGCTACTCGCTGAAGTAGAGGCCGTCATAAATGATCGACCACTAACCTATGTTTACGGTGACTCCAATGAGCCGCAACTTATAGTAGGTCGAAATATAACAACGCTACCATATGACGAAATTGACATCAACGAACTACGCGATCCAAATTATATGACACAACCACTCTTAGAAAAGAGATCGCATCGTCTCGCAAAACTCTTGCAACACTTCCACACCCGGTGGATCGAGGAATATTTGACTGCATTGAAAGAACGGGATTTCAATGTCACAAAGGGCTCcactaaaaatgaaatcaaagtcGGAGATATCGTACTTGTCCACGACGATCAGAAAAAACGTACGCATTGGAAACTCGCCGTCGTTCAAAAACTCAAACCTGGCAACGATGGACTAGTTCGTTCAGCCGAAATCAAGACGGCAAATGGATACAGTAATCGCCCAGTTACTAAACTGTATCCTCTCGAGATTAACAGTGACGATACCAGTGAAACCGAATCGACTGAATCAGTAGTCGAGACGTGTGACGCTACAACTCGCTCTCAACGTCCGGTAAGACAAGCAACTAAGAACGCCATGAAGAAAATCAAGGAATGGACTAAATTAATATCGGACTGA